The Syntrophotalea acetylenivorans genome contains the following window.
CGGTGTCTCCAAGGTCAACAAACTCGACCTGGTCTTTAGCCACAACACGCGTAAGTGCAAATTCGACAATTTAGACATTATTCTTGACACCTTCGCTCGAAATTACGGCATCTCACTGACCAATTGTCTGCAACATTCAACCTTGGTCAAACGTGAAGCAATCGAGGCGTATGAATTCGAGGGTTTTCTACAACGGCTCAAAAGCAATGAGGCCATTGGCATAATCCATCTCGACCCTTTACGCTGGGGCGGCCTACTGATTTTTAACGATGCACTCGCGTTCTATCTGGTAGAAAAACTGCTCGGGGGCAACGCGGACGCTCAGCAGACTCTGCCAGACCGACCCATGACCGCCATTGAGCGTTCGGTATTGAAAAGATCCTTTAGCGATGCCTGTCTCGATCTGGAAAAGGCTTTCCTGCCCCTGGAAAAGCTCGACAGTTCGCTGGCCAAAATCGAAAGCAACCCGCGACTGGTGAACATCGTACCACCCGACACCCAGATTGTGGTCTGCCGGTTTTCAGTGAAAATTCGTAATTTGACCGGGGAGATCAGACTGGCTATCCCCTTGCCCTCGCTGGAACCGTTGCGAACTAAAATGCGCGACCAGATGGGACCGTTAAACAAGGCCACCGATTCGAGCTGGCAAAAACATGTCGAGGCCGCCCTGCCGGACATGGAAATGGACATCACGGCCCAACTGGCTGAAGTCGCATTACCCGTGCGGGACATTCTAAACTTTCAGGTCGGCGATATCATCGACTTGGGAAAAGACCCGTCAGGCCCTCTGTTGGTGCTGGTCGAAGGCAAGCCAAAGTTTGTTGCCCGAGCCGGTGCCTTTAAAGGCAAAAAGGCCGTTCGCCTCACTGAACGTATTAAAGACAAAATAAATCCGCAACCAACCGACTAAAGAGGTATCTCAATATGTCTGACAACCAAAACCAAAGTGATGTTCAAGCGAACCCGGTCAGTAATGAAAACAAAGATCTCGGCTTTTTGCTCGATATTCCTCTACAGGTGTCGGTAGAAATCGGCCGGTCCCGAATCCTGATAAAGGACCTTCTCCAAATGCAGGAAGGCTCCATTATCGAGTTAGAGAAGCTGTCGGGAGAACCCCTCGACTTGTATGTCAACGAACGACTCATTGCCCGTGGTGAAGCCGTATTGGTGAAGGATAAATACGGTATTCGCCTGACCGATGTGGTCAGTCCGTCGGAACGCATAGAGAACCTGGGATAAGCAATCATGCTGCTCTGTTCCCTGCTGCTCCTGTTACCCGTCACGGCTCATGCGGCCGCCGAAACTCCCGACCCAATGATCGGCAGCGGTTTGCGCATGCTGGT
Protein-coding sequences here:
- the fliM gene encoding flagellar motor switch protein FliM, with protein sequence MERILSKDEIAELLSAVRAGDVAVDGELTTSGGVSKVNKLDLVFSHNTRKCKFDNLDIILDTFARNYGISLTNCLQHSTLVKREAIEAYEFEGFLQRLKSNEAIGIIHLDPLRWGGLLIFNDALAFYLVEKLLGGNADAQQTLPDRPMTAIERSVLKRSFSDACLDLEKAFLPLEKLDSSLAKIESNPRLVNIVPPDTQIVVCRFSVKIRNLTGEIRLAIPLPSLEPLRTKMRDQMGPLNKATDSSWQKHVEAALPDMEMDITAQLAEVALPVRDILNFQVGDIIDLGKDPSGPLLVLVEGKPKFVARAGAFKGKKAVRLTERIKDKINPQPTD
- the fliN gene encoding flagellar motor switch protein FliN, with the protein product MSDNQNQSDVQANPVSNENKDLGFLLDIPLQVSVEIGRSRILIKDLLQMQEGSIIELEKLSGEPLDLYVNERLIARGEAVLVKDKYGIRLTDVVSPSERIENLG